The following are encoded in a window of Flavobacterium sp. WC2421 genomic DNA:
- a CDS encoding PAS domain-containing sensor histidine kinase: MIVLIIVASVLLASISIIQFKNEAKEYHQERLERKENAVREHINYVLSTTTYPLTTENLDLIFKDKIHELAHIHNIEINIYSLDGKLLKSSKESFSVDSVSPPIPKYILKLVRSSIEKRYVDIKTVNGVKNRSSFTQIKDDKFKPLGILNLPYLEDDGFYDKELNSFLIRLGQVYSFMLIVAFALAYFLSSYITKSLKTISDRLYETSLNQKNKKIVLEASSKEINLLITAYNRMVDELEISAVKLAQSEREEAWREMAKQVAHEIKNPLTPMRLTVQSFQRKFDPTAADVKQKMNDYSETLIQQIDTMNAVASAFSNFASMPAQQNETLNVVEVVELTLDIFNEEEIVFKSESPEIISKIDRTQLIRIITNLVKNAIQSIPEQQDDKTVHVTVKRDNDKVLIMVKDNGIGIKPEDISRIFEPKFTTKNSGMGLGLGIIKNIIENYKGTITFETEYGQGTTFTVSLPIINS, from the coding sequence ATGATCGTATTGATAATTGTAGCCTCTGTTTTACTTGCTTCTATTTCAATAATCCAATTTAAAAACGAAGCCAAAGAATACCATCAAGAGCGATTAGAACGCAAAGAAAATGCAGTACGTGAGCATATTAATTATGTCCTTTCCACTACTACATATCCTTTGACTACAGAGAATTTAGATTTAATATTCAAAGATAAAATCCATGAACTGGCCCACATTCATAATATTGAAATAAACATCTACAGTTTAGACGGAAAGCTATTAAAATCATCCAAAGAATCCTTTTCGGTGGATAGCGTTTCTCCTCCTATTCCTAAATACATTCTAAAACTAGTTCGGTCTTCAATTGAAAAGCGATATGTAGACATAAAGACCGTAAATGGAGTTAAAAACCGGTCTTCTTTTACACAAATTAAGGACGATAAATTCAAGCCGTTAGGGATTTTAAACCTCCCTTATCTGGAAGATGACGGATTTTATGACAAGGAATTAAATAGTTTCCTCATTCGTTTAGGCCAAGTATATTCCTTCATGTTAATTGTTGCCTTTGCATTAGCTTACTTTCTTTCCTCTTACATTACAAAATCGTTAAAGACTATTTCTGACCGATTATACGAAACGAGTTTGAATCAAAAAAACAAGAAAATTGTATTAGAAGCTAGCAGCAAAGAAATAAATTTATTGATTACGGCTTACAATCGAATGGTGGACGAACTAGAAATTAGTGCTGTAAAACTGGCACAAAGTGAAAGAGAGGAAGCTTGGCGCGAAATGGCCAAACAAGTGGCTCATGAAATCAAAAATCCGTTGACTCCTATGAGATTAACGGTACAAAGTTTTCAACGAAAATTTGACCCAACCGCTGCCGATGTTAAACAAAAAATGAATGATTATTCAGAAACATTAATCCAGCAAATTGATACTATGAACGCTGTTGCTTCTGCTTTTTCTAATTTTGCCTCTATGCCTGCGCAGCAAAACGAGACGTTGAATGTTGTTGAAGTTGTCGAATTGACCTTAGATATTTTCAATGAAGAGGAGATTGTTTTTAAAAGTGAATCTCCAGAGATCATATCTAAAATTGACCGAACACAACTCATCCGCATTATAACCAACTTGGTTAAAAATGCCATTCAGTCTATTCCAGAACAACAAGATGACAAAACAGTGCATGTAACGGTTAAAAGAGATAATGATAAAGTATTAATTATGGTTAAGGATAATGGAATAGGAATTAAACCTGAGGATATTAGCCGTATATTTGAACCTAAGTTTACTACTAAAAATAGTGGAATGGGATTAGGTCTTGGTATTATCAAAAATATTATTGAAAATTATAAAGGAACAATTACCTTTGAAACAGAATATGGACAAGGAACTACTTTTACGGTTTCTTTACCAATAATTAACTCTTAA
- a CDS encoding CopD family protein, with the protein MEYYNYLKSLHLIFVITWFAGLFYIVRLFVYQIEAAQKPSPEKEILQKQYKIMTYRLWYIITWPSAILASIFAFWMLLFTDLGKSWLQMPWMHVKLGFVFVLYLYHGKCHQIFKQLQNDEVKYTTNFMRLWNEGATIILFAVVFLVVLKNAVNWIYGVVGIFLFSILIMLGFKFYKKIREKNQS; encoded by the coding sequence ATGGAATATTATAATTATCTAAAATCCTTACACCTCATCTTTGTAATCACTTGGTTTGCAGGTTTATTTTACATTGTCCGTTTGTTTGTTTATCAAATTGAAGCGGCTCAAAAACCTTCGCCAGAAAAAGAAATATTACAAAAACAGTATAAAATAATGACGTATCGGTTGTGGTATATTATCACCTGGCCGTCAGCAATTTTAGCGAGTATATTTGCATTTTGGATGTTGCTTTTTACAGACTTAGGAAAATCATGGTTGCAAATGCCTTGGATGCATGTAAAACTTGGCTTTGTATTTGTATTGTATTTATATCATGGAAAATGCCATCAAATATTCAAGCAATTGCAAAACGACGAAGTAAAATATACAACAAATTTTATGCGCCTTTGGAATGAAGGAGCTACAATAATCCTTTTTGCAGTAGTCTTTTTAGTTGTTCTAAAAAATGCGGTCAATTGGATTTATGGTGTTGTTGGAATTTTTTTATTTTCAATTTTAATCATGTTAGGATTTAAATTTTATAAAAAAATTCGAGAAAAAAATCAATCATAA
- a CDS encoding MATE family efflux transporter, with protein MAVTADELGTQDIKKLLIKQAVPASIGILFMSVNILIDTIFVGQWIGSLAIAAVTVVLPITFLISSLGMAIGVGGGSVLSRALGANNKEKALLTFANQILMTFLLSSLFVVIGIFFSSEMLLLFGAKGAIVAPATAFFFPIIFSVPFLALCMMGNNIIRAEGKAKFAMFAMIIPAFVNIGLDILFIKIMNLGMHGAALATAISYFMCFLFVLWFFVFKSELKLKKKHFKFNFPIIKEITELSFVTFSRQGVVSILSIILNHTLYTYGGEHAIAIYGIISRMLMFCLFPILGITQGFLPIAGYNYGAGNYNRVEESIKISIKYAALLAAIIFIFILFYATPIVAVFTTDPKVIAETPNALRWVFAASPIIAIQLIGAAYFQAVGKAKKALLLTLSKQGFFLIPLVLILPNFFGIFGVWVAFPIADVLSTLLTGYFLKKEINLKSIKNQDGIL; from the coding sequence ATGGCTGTAACTGCCGATGAATTAGGAACACAAGACATAAAGAAACTCTTGATTAAGCAAGCAGTTCCTGCATCAATAGGTATTCTCTTTATGTCAGTTAATATATTAATTGACACCATATTTGTAGGCCAATGGATCGGTTCATTAGCTATTGCGGCTGTAACCGTCGTCTTACCCATTACTTTCTTAATTTCCTCTTTAGGAATGGCTATTGGCGTAGGTGGCGGTTCCGTACTTTCCAGAGCTTTGGGTGCCAATAATAAAGAAAAAGCATTACTTACTTTTGCGAATCAAATCTTGATGACTTTTCTATTGTCCTCACTTTTTGTAGTAATTGGTATTTTTTTTAGCAGTGAGATGTTATTGTTATTTGGAGCAAAGGGCGCCATTGTAGCACCTGCAACAGCATTTTTCTTCCCCATTATATTTTCTGTGCCTTTTTTAGCACTTTGTATGATGGGAAATAATATTATAAGAGCCGAAGGAAAAGCAAAATTTGCGATGTTTGCCATGATAATTCCTGCATTTGTAAACATTGGTTTGGACATTCTTTTTATAAAAATTATGAATTTAGGAATGCATGGAGCCGCTTTGGCTACAGCCATATCCTACTTTATGTGTTTCTTGTTTGTACTTTGGTTTTTTGTATTTAAAAGTGAATTAAAACTTAAAAAGAAGCATTTTAAATTCAACTTTCCCATTATAAAAGAAATTACAGAACTTAGTTTTGTCACTTTTTCAAGACAAGGCGTAGTCAGTATTTTATCTATTATACTCAACCATACTTTATACACCTATGGTGGTGAACACGCCATTGCTATTTATGGAATAATCAGTAGAATGCTCATGTTTTGTTTATTCCCTATTTTAGGAATTACCCAAGGTTTCCTTCCCATTGCTGGGTATAACTATGGTGCTGGCAATTATAACAGAGTAGAAGAAAGCATAAAAATTTCCATTAAATACGCCGCACTTTTGGCAGCTATTATTTTTATTTTCATCTTGTTTTATGCAACACCAATTGTCGCAGTTTTCACTACAGATCCAAAAGTAATTGCAGAAACTCCCAATGCTTTACGATGGGTTTTTGCCGCTTCACCTATTATTGCGATACAATTAATTGGCGCAGCCTATTTTCAAGCTGTAGGAAAAGCAAAAAAAGCTTTATTGTTGACATTAAGCAAACAAGGATTTTTCTTAATTCCATTAGTACTCATACTACCAAATTTTTTCGGTATTTTTGGAGTATGGGTTGCCTTTCCAATTGCAGACGTATTGTCAACACTACTTACAGGCTATTTTTTAAAAAAAGAAATCAATCTTAAATCGATTAAAAATCAAGATGGAATATTATAA
- the hemH gene encoding ferrochelatase produces MKGVLLVNLGSPESPTPKDVKPYLDEFLMDKYVIDVPFLLRALLVRGIILQTRPKKSAAAYAKIWWDEGSPLVVISKRMFAKVKQQVEIPVSLAMRYGNPSILSGLQELRDKGVTEVLLFPLYPQHAMASTTTILVLAEELRKKHFPEMKFTSVPAFYNKPDYIQNLADSIKGHLANFEYDHLLFSYHGIPERHIRKTDVTKSHCTIDGSCCNTPSPAHEFCYRHQCYETTKQVVKLLGIPEGKYSQTFQSRLAGDKWLTPYTDVEVNKMPEKGIKKLAVVTPAFVSDCLETLEEIAMEANHQFKEHGGEEFLAIPCLNDGDEWCGTVSKWINNWAISKNLNY; encoded by the coding sequence ATGAAAGGTGTATTATTAGTAAATTTAGGTTCTCCCGAAAGTCCCACTCCCAAAGACGTTAAACCCTATTTAGATGAATTTTTAATGGATAAATACGTAATTGACGTTCCGTTTTTATTGAGAGCATTATTAGTTCGCGGAATTATTTTACAAACAAGACCTAAAAAATCGGCTGCTGCTTACGCAAAAATATGGTGGGACGAAGGTTCTCCATTAGTTGTCATTTCTAAAAGAATGTTTGCAAAAGTTAAACAACAAGTCGAAATACCCGTTTCTTTAGCGATGCGTTATGGAAACCCATCCATCTTATCTGGACTTCAAGAATTACGTGATAAAGGCGTGACTGAAGTGTTGCTTTTCCCTTTGTACCCACAACATGCAATGGCATCAACTACAACAATACTAGTACTTGCTGAGGAATTACGTAAAAAACATTTCCCAGAAATGAAATTTACATCGGTACCTGCGTTTTACAATAAACCTGATTACATCCAAAACCTAGCGGATTCTATAAAAGGACATTTGGCTAATTTTGAATACGATCATTTATTGTTCTCTTATCATGGAATTCCAGAGCGTCACATTCGTAAAACAGATGTTACCAAATCCCATTGTACAATTGACGGTTCTTGCTGTAATACTCCTTCTCCAGCTCATGAATTTTGTTACCGTCACCAATGTTATGAAACGACAAAGCAAGTTGTAAAATTATTGGGTATTCCAGAAGGAAAATACAGCCAAACTTTTCAATCGCGATTAGCAGGAGACAAATGGCTTACTCCATACACTGATGTTGAAGTAAACAAAATGCCCGAGAAAGGGATCAAAAAACTAGCAGTTGTAACACCCGCTTTTGTATCCGATTGTTTAGAAACACTGGAAGAAATTGCCATGGAAGCCAACCACCAGTTCAAAGAACATGGAGGAGAAGAGTTCCTTGCAATCCCTTGTTTAAATGATGGAGATGAATGGTGCGGTACGGTAAGTAAATGGATTAACAATTGGGCAATATCAAAAAATTTAAACTATTAA
- a CDS encoding helix-turn-helix domain-containing protein: MGSQEIIKIEDDFTLIRFQNDGVETFNAQREVSSGLIQFHFGLKGSAKFIFNQGNYALDLKEEKSLLLYNPQKELPLNLELAPNSWVISVIISIKKFHALFSAEADYITFLSGDNKDKKYYNEGNISPSMAIVLSQLFHYNLHPSIKNLYYKGKGYELLSLYFNRTEDPNAEQCPFLIDEDNVMKIRKAKEIIIANMAEPPGLQELADEIGLNLKKLKMGFKQIYGDTVYGFLFDYKMDFARKLLDSGSYNVNEVGLKIGYSTGSHFIAAFKKKFATTPKKYLMSINPNT, encoded by the coding sequence ATGGGTTCACAAGAAATTATAAAAATAGAGGATGATTTTACATTAATTCGCTTTCAAAATGACGGTGTTGAAACTTTTAATGCACAACGCGAAGTGAGTAGTGGGCTGATTCAGTTTCACTTTGGTCTAAAAGGAAGTGCTAAATTTATTTTCAACCAAGGAAATTATGCATTGGATTTAAAAGAAGAAAAATCGTTACTTTTATATAATCCACAAAAAGAATTGCCCTTAAATTTAGAATTGGCACCAAATTCATGGGTAATATCAGTAATTATCTCCATCAAAAAATTTCATGCGTTGTTTTCTGCAGAAGCGGATTATATTACTTTTTTAAGTGGAGACAATAAAGACAAAAAATACTATAACGAAGGAAACATTAGCCCGTCTATGGCAATTGTTTTGAGTCAGTTGTTTCATTATAATTTACATCCTTCTATAAAAAACCTCTATTACAAAGGAAAAGGATATGAACTTCTAAGTTTGTATTTCAATAGAACTGAAGATCCTAATGCAGAACAATGTCCGTTTTTAATCGACGAAGACAATGTTATGAAAATTAGAAAAGCCAAAGAAATCATTATTGCCAATATGGCTGAACCACCTGGTTTACAAGAATTAGCCGATGAAATAGGTTTGAATTTGAAGAAATTAAAAATGGGTTTCAAACAAATTTATGGCGATACTGTTTATGGGTTTCTATTTGATTATAAAATGGATTTTGCTCGAAAACTTCTTGACAGCGGTTCCTATAATGTAAATGAAGTAGGGTTGAAAATAGGCTATAGTACTGGAAGCCACTTTATAGCAGCTTTCAAGAAAAAATTTGCAACAACTCCCAAAAAATATTTGATGTCAATCAATCCAAACACCTAG
- the hemA gene encoding glutamyl-tRNA reductase, translated as MKNNNLSKHHYFYSVGLSYKKADAEMRGKFSLDTLAKTRLLEQAKTEGIESLIVTSTCNRTEIYGFAEHPFQLIKLICENSNGSVEEFQKVGFVYKNQEAIGHIFRVGTGLDSQILGDFEIISQIRSSFTQSKSMGLANNFMERLVNAVIQASKKIKNDTEISSGATSVSFAAVQYIIKNVEDIGNKNILLFGTGKIGRNTCENLVKHTKNEHITLINRTKDKAEKLAGKLNLIVKDYSELHLELQKADVVVVATGAQNPTVDKAILNLKKPLLILDLSIPKNVNADVEELEEVTLIHMDYLSQLTDETLENRKNHIPAAEAIIEEIKEEFNVWTKGRKFAPTIHALKEKLNAIKNSELNFQSKKIADFNEEQAEIISARIIQKITTHFANHLKDDDTMVDESIEWIEKVFKIGATTK; from the coding sequence ATGAAAAATAATAACCTTTCAAAGCATCACTATTTTTATTCTGTTGGTCTAAGCTATAAAAAAGCGGATGCCGAGATGAGGGGTAAATTCAGCTTAGATACTTTAGCAAAAACACGTTTGCTAGAACAAGCAAAAACCGAAGGAATCGAGAGTTTAATTGTTACTTCGACTTGTAACCGAACCGAGATTTACGGATTTGCAGAACACCCTTTTCAATTGATAAAATTGATTTGTGAAAACAGTAATGGAAGTGTTGAAGAGTTTCAAAAAGTAGGTTTTGTCTATAAAAACCAAGAAGCAATAGGTCACATTTTTAGAGTAGGAACTGGATTAGACAGTCAGATTCTAGGTGATTTTGAAATTATATCTCAAATACGATCCAGTTTTACGCAATCAAAATCGATGGGATTAGCTAATAATTTCATGGAACGATTAGTAAATGCAGTGATTCAAGCGAGCAAAAAAATAAAAAACGATACCGAAATTAGCTCCGGAGCAACTTCGGTTTCTTTTGCGGCGGTTCAATATATCATCAAGAATGTTGAAGATATTGGTAACAAGAACATTTTATTATTTGGTACAGGAAAAATAGGTAGAAATACATGTGAAAACTTGGTTAAACACACTAAGAACGAGCACATCACACTTATCAATAGGACCAAAGACAAAGCAGAAAAACTAGCAGGAAAGCTAAATTTGATTGTTAAAGATTATTCGGAACTACACTTAGAATTACAAAAAGCGGATGTTGTTGTAGTTGCTACGGGTGCTCAAAACCCAACTGTAGATAAGGCAATTTTAAACTTAAAAAAGCCGCTATTGATTTTAGATTTATCAATTCCTAAAAATGTAAATGCTGATGTAGAGGAGTTGGAAGAAGTTACACTAATTCACATGGATTATTTGTCGCAATTGACAGATGAAACCTTGGAAAATAGAAAGAATCATATTCCTGCAGCCGAAGCAATCATTGAGGAAATCAAAGAAGAATTTAATGTTTGGACAAAAGGGCGAAAATTTGCACCTACGATTCACGCATTGAAAGAAAAACTGAATGCAATCAAGAACTCAGAACTGAATTTTCAAAGTAAAAAAATAGCCGATTTCAACGAGGAACAGGCCGAAATTATAAGCGCCAGAATCATCCAAAAAATAACGACTCACTTTGCCAATCATTTAAAAGATGATGACACCATGGTGGATGAAAGTATTGAATGGATTGAGAAAGTTTTTAAAATAGGAGCTACTACAAAATAA
- the hemC gene encoding hydroxymethylbilane synthase has protein sequence MDKVIRIGTRDSELALWQAHTVEKKLNDLGYKTKIVAVKSTGDIILDKPLYELGITGIFTKTLDVAMINGDVDIAVHSMKDVPTALPKGIVQAAVLERASTLDILVHKGNLDFLNESGTIATGSLRRQAQWLNKYPTHKVVDLRGNVNSRMKKLNESDWNGAVFAAAGLERINLKPENFINLDWMIPAPAQGAMLVVAMQEDAFTLDALSHLNDIETEIVTYIERQFLKTLEGGCTAPIGALARYNEEEDTIHFQGVLFSLDGKEKIEIDKIVPIEEWKKLGFYSAQEILTTGGTKLMTEIKNNLKK, from the coding sequence ATGGATAAAGTAATACGAATAGGAACTCGCGATAGCGAATTAGCACTTTGGCAAGCACACACAGTTGAGAAAAAGTTAAACGATTTAGGCTATAAAACTAAAATTGTTGCTGTAAAATCTACAGGTGATATCATTCTTGATAAACCACTTTATGAATTAGGAATCACCGGAATTTTCACAAAAACTCTAGATGTTGCCATGATAAATGGAGATGTTGATATTGCAGTGCATTCCATGAAAGATGTTCCTACAGCACTACCTAAAGGGATTGTACAAGCTGCGGTTCTAGAAAGAGCAAGCACTTTAGATATTTTAGTTCATAAAGGAAATCTTGATTTTCTTAATGAATCAGGAACTATCGCTACAGGTAGTTTGCGTCGTCAAGCACAATGGTTGAATAAATACCCCACACATAAAGTAGTTGACTTACGTGGAAATGTAAATTCACGCATGAAGAAACTCAATGAAAGCGACTGGAACGGAGCTGTTTTTGCAGCTGCGGGTCTAGAGCGAATCAACTTGAAACCAGAGAATTTCATCAATTTAGATTGGATGATTCCTGCTCCTGCACAAGGCGCGATGTTAGTAGTTGCTATGCAAGAAGATGCTTTTACACTCGATGCTTTATCACATTTAAATGATATTGAAACCGAAATTGTAACCTATATAGAACGCCAGTTTCTTAAAACTTTAGAAGGAGGCTGTACAGCACCAATTGGAGCTTTAGCTAGGTATAATGAAGAGGAAGATACCATTCATTTCCAAGGAGTTTTATTTTCGCTTGACGGAAAAGAAAAGATTGAAATCGACAAAATTGTTCCTATCGAAGAATGGAAAAAATTAGGGTTTTATTCGGCTCAAGAAATTCTTACTACTGGCGGAACAAAATTGATGACAGAAATAAAAAATAATTTGAAGAAATAA
- a CDS encoding uroporphyrinogen-III synthase translates to MSQTSILSTKTLSAEQRQVFIDANFDLLEQDFIEIKNNLFELNTINNNLIFSSQNAVLSLMEQNGWEALKSKPVFCVGIKTKELLEANGFTVDVYLDYASELAEIITLIYNQESYTFFSGNLRKETLPEALKNAGITFNEIEVYQTTLAPFKISDQENFDGIMFFSPSAVESYLSNNKIKKEFCFCIGSTTAAALEEKKIKNIVIPEVPTIEEVIFEVIQHYAPMPEEGN, encoded by the coding sequence ATGAGCCAAACAAGCATTTTATCCACCAAAACATTGTCGGCAGAACAAAGACAAGTATTTATTGATGCTAATTTTGATCTATTGGAACAAGATTTTATCGAAATTAAAAACAACCTTTTTGAACTGAATACTATTAACAACAACTTGATTTTTAGCAGTCAAAATGCGGTGTTAAGTTTGATGGAGCAAAACGGTTGGGAAGCGCTAAAGTCTAAACCTGTTTTTTGTGTAGGGATTAAAACCAAAGAATTACTAGAAGCAAATGGTTTTACTGTGGATGTCTATTTGGACTACGCATCTGAATTAGCTGAAATCATCACTTTAATTTACAACCAAGAAAGCTATACTTTTTTCAGCGGAAACTTGCGTAAAGAGACTTTACCTGAAGCTTTAAAAAACGCTGGAATTACTTTTAATGAAATAGAAGTATACCAAACCACATTGGCACCTTTTAAAATATCAGATCAAGAAAATTTTGACGGAATTATGTTCTTCAGCCCATCTGCGGTTGAAAGTTATTTATCGAATAATAAAATCAAAAAAGAATTCTGCTTTTGCATAGGCAGTACAACAGCTGCTGCATTAGAAGAGAAGAAAATCAAAAACATAGTAATTCCTGAAGTACCTACTATCGAAGAGGTAATTTTCGAAGTAATTCAGCATTACGCACCAATGCCTGAAGAAGGTAATTAG
- the hemE gene encoding uroporphyrinogen decarboxylase, producing MIKNDLFLRALKGETVQRPPVWMMRQAGRYLPEFIALRDKYDFFTRCQTPELAAEITVQPIRRIAPDAAILFSDILVIPQAMGIDVEMKPNFGPYLPNPIRTIQDVENVIVPDVHETLGYVFDAIKLTKEMLNDEVPLIGFAGSPWTIMCYAVEGQGSKSFDKAKGFCFQYPEAAHVLLQKITDTTILYLKEKVKAGVNAVQIFDSWGGMLSPVDYQEFSWKYINQIVEALADDAPVIVFGKGCWFALGEMGKSRASALGVDWTCSPRNARYLSGGNITLQGNFDPSRLLSPIPVIKKMVHEMIDEFGKDKYIVNLGHGILPNIPVDHAKAFIDAVKEYNQ from the coding sequence ATGATAAAAAACGACTTATTTTTAAGAGCATTAAAGGGAGAAACAGTTCAGCGTCCGCCAGTATGGATGATGCGTCAAGCGGGTAGATATTTACCTGAATTTATTGCTTTGCGTGATAAATATGATTTCTTTACTCGTTGTCAAACACCTGAATTGGCTGCCGAAATTACCGTGCAACCTATTCGTAGAATCGCTCCAGATGCTGCGATTCTGTTCTCGGATATCTTAGTGATTCCACAAGCAATGGGAATTGATGTAGAGATGAAACCTAATTTTGGTCCGTATTTACCAAATCCTATTCGTACGATTCAAGATGTTGAGAACGTAATTGTCCCTGATGTTCACGAAACTTTAGGGTACGTTTTTGATGCGATCAAATTGACTAAGGAAATGTTGAATGATGAGGTGCCTTTGATTGGTTTCGCAGGTTCGCCTTGGACAATTATGTGCTATGCTGTAGAAGGGCAAGGGTCTAAAAGCTTTGATAAAGCGAAAGGATTCTGTTTTCAATACCCAGAAGCAGCACATGTTTTATTACAAAAAATTACAGACACCACTATTTTATACCTAAAAGAGAAAGTAAAAGCGGGCGTAAATGCCGTTCAAATTTTTGACTCTTGGGGCGGAATGTTATCTCCTGTTGACTATCAAGAATTCTCTTGGAAATACATCAACCAAATCGTAGAAGCTTTGGCAGATGATGCACCAGTAATTGTTTTCGGAAAAGGATGTTGGTTCGCTCTTGGCGAAATGGGAAAAAGCCGTGCTTCTGCATTAGGAGTGGATTGGACTTGCTCGCCTAGAAATGCGAGATACCTTTCTGGTGGAAACATCACCTTACAAGGTAATTTTGATCCATCAAGATTGTTATCGCCAATTCCGGTGATCAAGAAAATGGTACACGAAATGATTGACGAATTTGGAAAAGATAAATACATCGTGAATTTAGGTCACGGGATTTTACCAAATATTCCTGTTGATCACGCTAAGGCATTTATTGATGCGGTGAAAGAATACAATCAATAA
- a CDS encoding transposase — MKLEVLQKDGFYHIYNRGINGCLIFENDENKRFFLNQFSKYLGGKVKLLAYCLMDNHFHFVIQISDVEKEVTQGFSNFFNSYAKSFNKEQDRTGSLFEKHFKRIRLNDESYLKHLILYVHLNPKHHLDLDFQQYKFSSYEAFVSNKETKVEKEEITKMFGGLENFIFSHYQKNDFLTEKHTFE, encoded by the coding sequence ATGAAATTAGAAGTTTTACAAAAAGACGGTTTTTATCATATTTATAATAGAGGAATAAATGGTTGTTTGATTTTTGAAAACGATGAAAATAAAAGGTTTTTTTTAAATCAGTTTTCAAAGTATTTGGGAGGAAAGGTAAAGTTGTTGGCGTATTGTTTAATGGATAACCATTTTCATTTTGTTATTCAGATAAGTGATGTGGAAAAAGAAGTGACACAAGGTTTTTCTAATTTTTTTAATTCTTACGCTAAGTCGTTTAATAAAGAGCAAGATCGAACTGGGAGTTTATTTGAGAAACATTTCAAAAGGATAAGGTTAAATGATGAGAGTTATCTCAAACATTTAATTCTGTACGTTCATTTGAATCCGAAGCATCATTTGGATTTAGACTTTCAACAGTATAAATTTTCTTCTTATGAAGCATTTGTTTCCAATAAAGAAACGAAGGTAGAGAAAGAGGAGATTACAAAAATGTTTGGTGGTTTAGAAAATTTTATATTCAGCCACTATCAAAAAAACGATTTTTTGACTGAAAAACATACATTTGAGTAA
- the hemF gene encoding oxygen-dependent coproporphyrinogen oxidase, translated as MKNKFFTYIQNLQDIIVAELEAVDGQAKFKEDLWERPEGGGGRTRVIENGKVFEKGGVNISAVHGKLPEAMQKMFNVGEADFFACGLSLVLHPKSPMVPTVHANWRYFEMYDENGNVIQQWFGGGQDLTPYYLFEEDAIHFHQTCKTACDKHNPEFYPKYKKQCDTYFWNAHRNEARGIGGLFFDYCKATDEMSMENWFDFVSEVGNSFLQAYVPIVEKRKELPYTPAQKTWQEIRRGRYVEFNLVHDKGTLFGLKTNGRIESILMSLPPHVQWVYDHHAEAGSEEEKLVNVLENPVDWL; from the coding sequence ATGAAAAATAAATTCTTCACATACATACAAAACTTACAAGACATCATCGTCGCAGAATTAGAAGCAGTTGATGGTCAAGCCAAATTCAAAGAAGACTTATGGGAACGCCCAGAAGGCGGAGGAGGAAGAACTCGAGTAATTGAAAACGGTAAAGTTTTTGAAAAAGGAGGTGTCAATATCTCAGCTGTTCACGGGAAATTGCCTGAAGCCATGCAAAAAATGTTCAACGTTGGTGAAGCTGATTTTTTTGCCTGTGGATTGAGTTTGGTTCTACATCCCAAAAGTCCAATGGTGCCAACGGTTCATGCCAATTGGCGTTATTTTGAAATGTATGATGAGAACGGAAACGTGATTCAGCAATGGTTTGGTGGCGGACAAGATTTGACACCTTATTATTTGTTTGAAGAAGATGCAATTCATTTTCACCAAACCTGTAAAACCGCTTGTGACAAACACAATCCGGAGTTCTACCCAAAATATAAAAAACAATGCGACACGTATTTCTGGAATGCACATCGCAATGAAGCGAGAGGAATAGGCGGATTATTTTTCGATTATTGCAAAGCTACAGACGAAATGTCAATGGAAAACTGGTTCGATTTTGTTAGTGAAGTAGGGAATAGTTTCTTGCAAGCGTATGTTCCAATTGTAGAAAAAAGAAAAGAATTACCCTATACTCCAGCACAAAAAACGTGGCAAGAAATTCGTCGTGGTCGTTATGTCGAGTTCAATTTAGTGCACGACAAAGGCACTTTATTTGGCTTAAAAACCAACGGTAGAATAGAAAGTATCTTGATGAGTTTACCACCGCATGTGCAATGGGTGTATGATCATCATGCGGAAGCGGGAAGTGAAGAAGAGAAATTAGTAAACGTATTAGAAAATCCAGTAGATTGGCTTTAA